Proteins co-encoded in one Cupriavidus nantongensis genomic window:
- a CDS encoding glyoxalase superfamily protein, with protein MKVNRIVANIGTADPGRARAFYQDVLGLELLMDHGWIRTYGSDAAARTQVSFAVEGGNGTPVPALSIEVDDVDEAHRRMVAAGFAVEYGPADEPWGVRRFFVRDPFGQLVNILAHA; from the coding sequence ATGAAGGTCAACCGCATCGTCGCCAACATCGGCACCGCCGATCCCGGCCGGGCCCGCGCCTTCTACCAGGATGTGCTGGGCCTGGAGCTGCTGATGGACCACGGCTGGATCCGCACCTACGGCAGCGATGCCGCGGCGCGGACCCAGGTCAGCTTTGCCGTCGAAGGCGGCAACGGCACGCCCGTGCCCGCGCTGTCGATCGAGGTCGACGATGTCGACGAAGCCCACCGCCGCATGGTGGCGGCCGGCTTTGCCGTCGAATACGGCCCGGCCGACGAGCCATGGGGCGTGCGGCGCTTCTTTGTGCGCGACCCGTTCGGGCAGCTGGTCAATATCCTCGCGCACGCCTGA
- a CDS encoding PLP-dependent aminotransferase family protein yields MKLILDASTGIPLTEQIVDGVKAWIGNREARPGARLPSIRQLAAENGISRFPVIEAYDRLVSQGLLDSRQGSGFYVADSPLAGRSARGWSDPSLAEDLSDHILEQFNHPSGTLKLAGGFVPESWRDVEGLTQAIRAISRNEIDSVIHYATPMGHPELRRQVLLRVRQLGIAAELPQVLITTGASQALDLVVRHLLKPGDTVFVEDPGYYNLFGLLRLHGVQLVGVPHTPDGPDPDATAALLRQHKPKLFFTNSVLQNPTGSTLAPPVAFRLLELARRHGFRFVEDDIFSDFQTHFTDRLATLDQLEHVIYIGGFSKTVSASLRIGYLVADKALVKDLVDVKVLTSVAGSHFAEAVTAALLERGGYRKYVERLRLRVREAVANAVRQLHGNGWEVFCQPSGGNFLWARPPGIEDSRELVTLGEQFGVTLAPGNYFRPGGETSAWIRINAAYANEPRAVAFMKAAAERGAR; encoded by the coding sequence ATGAAACTCATCTTAGATGCTTCCACCGGAATTCCACTGACCGAGCAGATCGTCGACGGCGTGAAGGCGTGGATCGGCAATCGCGAGGCGCGCCCCGGCGCGCGGCTGCCGTCGATCCGGCAGCTGGCGGCCGAGAACGGCATCAGCCGCTTCCCGGTGATCGAGGCCTATGACCGGCTGGTGTCGCAGGGGCTGCTCGATTCGCGGCAGGGGTCGGGGTTCTATGTGGCGGACAGTCCGCTGGCGGGGCGCTCGGCGCGCGGCTGGTCGGACCCCAGCCTGGCCGAGGACCTGTCCGACCATATCCTGGAGCAGTTCAACCACCCCAGCGGCACGCTCAAGCTGGCGGGCGGCTTCGTCCCCGAGAGCTGGCGCGACGTGGAGGGCCTGACGCAGGCGATCCGCGCGATCTCGCGCAACGAGATCGACAGCGTGATCCACTACGCCACGCCGATGGGCCATCCGGAGCTGCGCCGCCAGGTGCTGCTGCGCGTGCGCCAGCTGGGCATCGCGGCGGAACTGCCGCAGGTGCTGATCACTACCGGCGCCAGCCAGGCCCTGGACCTGGTGGTGCGCCACCTGCTCAAGCCGGGCGACACGGTGTTCGTCGAAGACCCCGGCTACTACAACCTCTTTGGCCTGCTGCGCCTGCACGGGGTGCAGCTGGTGGGCGTGCCGCACACGCCCGACGGCCCCGACCCTGACGCCACCGCGGCGCTGCTGCGCCAGCACAAGCCCAAGCTGTTCTTCACCAACAGCGTGCTGCAGAACCCGACCGGCTCGACGCTCGCGCCGCCGGTCGCGTTCCGGCTGCTGGAGCTGGCGCGCCGCCATGGCTTCCGCTTTGTCGAGGACGATATCTTCTCGGACTTCCAGACCCACTTCACCGACCGGCTGGCCACGCTCGACCAGCTCGAGCACGTGATCTACATCGGCGGCTTCTCCAAGACGGTGTCGGCCTCGCTGCGGATCGGCTACCTGGTGGCCGACAAGGCGCTGGTCAAGGACCTGGTCGATGTGAAGGTGCTGACCAGCGTGGCCGGCTCGCACTTTGCCGAAGCGGTGACCGCGGCGCTGCTGGAGCGCGGCGGCTACCGCAAGTACGTGGAGCGGCTGCGCTTGCGCGTGCGCGAGGCCGTCGCCAACGCGGTGCGCCAGCTGCATGGCAACGGCTGGGAGGTGTTCTGCCAGCCCTCCGGCGGCAACTTCCTGTGGGCGCGCCCGCCCGGCATCGAGGACTCGCGCGAGCTGGTGACGCTGGGCGAACAGTTCGGCGTGACGCTGGCGCCGGGCAACTACTTCCGCCCGGGCGGCGAGACCTCGGCGTGGATCCGCATCAACGCCGCCTATGCCAACGAGCCGCGCGCGGTGGCGTTCATGAAGGCGGCAGCGGAGCGCGGCGCGCGCTGA
- the bfr gene encoding bacterioferritin, translating to MKTDKKVIQLLNAQLRHELTAINQYFLHARMYRHWGLRALGKHEYDESIEEMKHADKLIERILLLDGLPNLQDLDKLLVGENTEEMLGCDLKLEQVSQASCKDAIKYFESVGDYVSRQLVVDILEDTEEHIDWLEAQLELVRKVGLQNYIQSAMGGIED from the coding sequence ATGAAGACTGACAAGAAGGTAATCCAGTTGCTGAACGCGCAGCTGCGGCATGAGCTGACCGCCATCAACCAGTACTTCCTGCATGCCCGCATGTACCGGCACTGGGGCTTGCGCGCGCTGGGCAAGCATGAGTACGACGAATCGATCGAGGAAATGAAGCACGCCGACAAGCTGATCGAGCGCATCCTGCTGCTCGACGGCTTGCCCAACCTGCAGGACCTCGACAAGCTGCTGGTCGGCGAGAACACCGAAGAGATGCTCGGCTGCGACCTGAAGCTGGAACAAGTGTCGCAGGCCAGCTGCAAGGACGCGATCAAGTATTTCGAGTCGGTCGGCGATTATGTCTCGCGCCAGCTGGTGGTCGATATCCTCGAGGACACCGAGGAGCATATCGACTGGCTCGAGGCGCAGCTGGAGCTGGTGCGCAAGGTCGGCTTGCAGAACTACATCCAGTCCGCCATGGGCGGGATCGAGGACTGA
- a CDS encoding aspartate aminotransferase family protein: protein MDAAKTVIPDLDALWMPFTANRQYKAAPRLLASASGMYYTTHDGRQILDGCAGLWCVAAGHCRKEIAEAVARQAATLDYAPPFQMGHPLSFEAATKVAAIMPQGLDRIFFTNSGSESVDTALKIALAYHRARGEGQRTRFIGRERGYHGVGFGGMAVGGIGPNRKAFSANLMPGTDHLPATLNLAEAAFSKGQPQWGAHLADELERILALHDPANVAAVIVEPLAGSAGVLVPPVGYLEKLREITSRHGILLIFDEVITAFGRLGAATAAERFKVTPDLITMAKAINNAAVPMGAVAVRREVHDAVVNSAAPGTIELLHGYTYSGHPVAAAATIATLDLYQRENLFGRAAELAPVFEAAAHGVRGAPHVKDIRNYGLVAGIELESRPGQPGARAYEAFLKCLELGVLVRYTGDILAFSPPLIISEAQIGEMFDTVKKALQDIK, encoded by the coding sequence ATGGACGCCGCCAAGACCGTGATTCCCGATCTCGATGCGCTGTGGATGCCTTTCACCGCCAACCGCCAGTACAAGGCGGCGCCGCGCCTGCTGGCGTCGGCCAGCGGCATGTACTACACCACCCACGACGGCCGCCAGATCCTGGACGGTTGCGCCGGCCTGTGGTGCGTGGCCGCAGGCCACTGCCGCAAGGAAATTGCCGAGGCGGTGGCACGCCAGGCGGCCACGCTGGACTATGCGCCGCCGTTCCAGATGGGCCATCCGCTGTCGTTCGAGGCTGCCACCAAGGTGGCGGCGATCATGCCGCAGGGGCTGGACCGCATCTTCTTCACCAACTCGGGCTCGGAGTCGGTCGACACCGCGCTGAAGATCGCGCTGGCCTACCACCGCGCGCGCGGCGAAGGCCAGCGCACGCGCTTTATCGGCCGCGAGCGCGGCTACCACGGCGTCGGCTTCGGCGGCATGGCGGTGGGCGGCATCGGGCCGAACCGCAAGGCCTTCTCGGCCAACCTGATGCCGGGTACCGACCACCTGCCGGCCACGCTCAACCTGGCCGAGGCCGCCTTCTCCAAGGGGCAGCCGCAATGGGGCGCGCACCTGGCCGACGAGCTCGAGCGCATCCTGGCGCTGCATGACCCGGCCAACGTCGCCGCGGTGATCGTCGAGCCGCTGGCAGGCTCCGCCGGCGTGCTGGTGCCGCCGGTCGGCTACCTGGAAAAGCTGCGCGAGATCACCAGCCGCCACGGCATCCTGCTGATCTTCGACGAGGTCATCACCGCCTTCGGCCGCCTCGGTGCCGCCACCGCGGCCGAGCGCTTCAAGGTGACGCCGGACCTGATCACCATGGCCAAGGCGATCAACAACGCCGCGGTGCCGATGGGCGCCGTCGCGGTGCGCCGCGAGGTGCATGACGCCGTGGTCAATTCGGCCGCACCGGGTACGATCGAGCTGCTGCACGGCTATACCTATTCGGGCCATCCGGTTGCCGCCGCGGCGACCATCGCCACGCTCGACCTGTACCAGCGCGAGAACCTGTTCGGCCGCGCCGCCGAACTGGCGCCGGTCTTCGAGGCCGCGGCGCACGGCGTGCGCGGCGCGCCGCACGTGAAGGACATCCGCAACTACGGGCTGGTGGCCGGCATCGAGCTGGAATCGCGTCCGGGCCAGCCCGGCGCGCGCGCCTACGAGGCCTTCCTCAAGTGCCTGGAGCTGGGCGTGCTGGTGCGCTACACCGGCGACATCCTGGCGTTCTCGCCGCCGCTGATCATCTCGGAGGCGCAGATCGGCGAGATGTTCGATACGGTCAAGAAGGCGCTGCAGGACATCAAGTAA
- a CDS encoding Bug family tripartite tricarboxylate transporter substrate binding protein, with translation MNRRAWLTLATSGLVAGLSLGMALPAAAQAYPAKPIRIVVPYVAGGGTDTIARAMGEKLSKRLGQPVVVDNKAGASGIIGTDAVAKAAPDGYTLLMTLTQSVLTNQFLFQKLPYDPRKDLSMISVLADAQLVLVTHPSVPARTVRELGDYARSRPGKLSYASWGVGSLSHLSGAYYSKLVHGQATHVPYKGEAPMLQDLLGGQVQFGFASILTAKPYIQSGKLKALAVTGTQRSSALPDMPTFAEAGMQDSAFKTVGWIGLVAPVGVPAPILARLESEVRAILQTPEMQERMVTLGLRTVGSTPAEAQALYARDWPVLKTLVADSGAKLD, from the coding sequence ATGAACCGACGCGCATGGCTGACCCTGGCCACCAGCGGCCTGGTCGCCGGGCTTTCGCTCGGCATGGCCCTGCCGGCCGCGGCCCAGGCCTATCCCGCCAAGCCGATCCGCATCGTCGTGCCCTATGTGGCCGGCGGCGGCACCGACACCATCGCCCGCGCCATGGGTGAAAAGCTGAGCAAGCGGCTGGGCCAGCCGGTGGTGGTCGACAACAAGGCCGGCGCTTCCGGCATCATCGGCACCGATGCCGTGGCCAAGGCCGCGCCCGATGGCTACACGCTGCTGATGACGCTGACGCAGTCGGTGCTGACCAACCAGTTCCTGTTCCAGAAGCTGCCCTACGACCCGCGCAAGGACCTGAGCATGATCAGCGTGCTGGCCGACGCGCAGCTGGTGCTGGTGACCCACCCGTCAGTGCCGGCGCGCACCGTGCGCGAGCTGGGCGACTACGCGCGCAGCCGGCCGGGCAAGCTCAGCTATGCCTCGTGGGGCGTCGGCTCGCTGTCGCACCTGAGCGGCGCCTACTACAGCAAGCTGGTGCACGGCCAGGCCACGCACGTGCCCTACAAGGGCGAGGCGCCGATGCTGCAGGACCTGCTCGGCGGGCAAGTGCAGTTTGGCTTTGCCAGCATCCTGACCGCCAAGCCCTACATCCAGAGCGGCAAGCTCAAGGCGCTGGCGGTGACCGGCACGCAGCGCAGCAGCGCGCTGCCCGACATGCCCACCTTCGCCGAGGCCGGCATGCAGGACAGCGCCTTCAAGACCGTCGGCTGGATCGGTCTGGTGGCGCCGGTGGGCGTGCCGGCACCGATCCTGGCCCGGCTCGAGAGCGAGGTGCGCGCCATCCTGCAGACCCCGGAGATGCAAGAGCGCATGGTCACGCTGGGCCTGCGCACCGTGGGCAGTACGCCGGCCGAGGCGCAGGCGCTCTATGCGCGCGACTGGCCGGTGCTGAAGACGCTGGTGGCGGATTCGGGCGCGAAGCTGGACTGA
- a CDS encoding amino acid permease translates to MSLFRTKDIDAMLAVARDDGLKKVLGPVDLVLMGIGAIIGTGIFVLTGTGALTAGPALTVSFVIAALACGFAALCYAEFASAIPVSGSIYTYSYATLGEIVAWMIGWDLLLEYGLATSAVSVGWSGYFQSLMAGFGMKLPAALSAAPGSVPGVQTVLNLPACLIMLAITWVVSYGVRESARVNNLMVAVKIGVVLLFIAVGVWHVQPANWQPFAPFGFAGIFNAAALVFFAFIGFDAVTSAAEEVRNPRRDLPIGIIGSLAVCTVLYVVVAAIMTGIVPFAKFAGVDHPVSLALQFAGQNWVAGFVDLGAILGMTTVILVMTYGQTRVIFAMSRDGLLPERLSSVHPVHATPYFATWTVGVVFAAIAAFVPLNVLAELINIGTLAAFTLISVAVLVLRKTRPELPRAFRCPGVPVVPLLSIGFCLFLMAHLQALTWVAFLVWLALGLVIYFAYARRNAVLHNHGG, encoded by the coding sequence ATGAGCTTGTTCCGCACCAAGGACATCGACGCTATGCTGGCCGTCGCGCGCGATGACGGCCTGAAAAAGGTGCTGGGTCCGGTCGACCTGGTGCTGATGGGCATCGGCGCCATCATCGGCACCGGCATCTTCGTGCTGACCGGCACCGGCGCGCTGACCGCGGGGCCAGCGCTGACGGTGTCGTTCGTGATCGCGGCGCTGGCGTGCGGCTTTGCCGCGCTGTGCTACGCGGAATTCGCCTCGGCGATCCCGGTGTCGGGCTCGATCTATACCTACAGCTACGCCACGCTGGGCGAGATCGTCGCGTGGATGATCGGCTGGGACCTGCTGCTGGAATACGGGCTGGCGACGTCGGCGGTGTCGGTGGGCTGGTCGGGCTATTTCCAGTCGCTGATGGCCGGCTTCGGCATGAAGCTGCCGGCCGCGCTGAGCGCGGCGCCAGGCTCGGTGCCGGGCGTGCAGACCGTGCTGAACCTGCCGGCGTGCCTGATCATGCTGGCCATCACCTGGGTGGTGTCGTACGGCGTGCGCGAGTCTGCGCGCGTCAACAACCTGATGGTGGCGGTGAAGATCGGCGTGGTGCTGCTGTTTATCGCGGTGGGCGTGTGGCACGTGCAGCCCGCCAACTGGCAGCCGTTCGCGCCGTTCGGCTTTGCCGGCATCTTCAATGCGGCGGCGCTGGTGTTCTTCGCCTTTATCGGCTTCGATGCCGTGACCTCGGCCGCGGAAGAAGTGCGCAACCCGCGCCGCGACCTGCCGATCGGCATCATCGGCTCGCTCGCGGTCTGCACCGTGCTGTATGTGGTGGTGGCGGCGATCATGACCGGCATCGTGCCGTTCGCGAAGTTTGCCGGGGTGGACCATCCGGTCTCGCTGGCGCTGCAGTTCGCCGGGCAGAACTGGGTCGCGGGCTTTGTCGACCTGGGCGCGATCCTCGGCATGACCACGGTGATCCTGGTGATGACCTACGGCCAGACCCGCGTGATCTTCGCCATGTCGCGCGACGGGCTGCTGCCCGAGCGGCTGTCGTCGGTGCATCCGGTGCATGCCACGCCGTATTTCGCCACCTGGACCGTCGGCGTCGTGTTTGCCGCGATTGCCGCCTTCGTGCCGCTGAACGTGCTGGCGGAGCTGATCAATATCGGCACGCTGGCCGCCTTTACGCTGATCTCGGTCGCGGTGCTGGTGCTGCGCAAGACCCGGCCCGAGTTGCCGCGCGCGTTCCGCTGCCCGGGCGTGCCGGTGGTGCCGCTGCTGTCGATCGGCTTCTGCCTGTTCCTGATGGCCCACCTCCAGGCGCTGACCTGGGTCGCCTTCCTGGTGTGGCTGGCGCTGGGGCTGGTGATCTACTTCGCCTATGCGCGGCGCAATGCCGTGCTGCATAACCACGGCGGCTGA
- the dmeF gene encoding CDF family Co(II)/Ni(II) efflux transporter DmeF, giving the protein MHTQDLSAWTHSHAFDAGNRAAERGTRLVMVITAITMVAEIAAGLWFNSMALLADGWHMSSHALAIGLSAFAYAAARRYAGDWRFAFGTWKIEVLAGFASAVFLLCIAALMAAGSVERLFTPQAIHYREAMGVTALGLLVNLGCALILGGHAHGHDHGHDHGHQHAHHHGHDHGHHHHDLNLRAAYVHVLADAATSVLAIIALAGGWWLGWSWLDPVMGLVGAVLVGRWAIGLMRQSGTVLLDREMDHPVVDEVREVLAGLDHGDESTRVSDLHVWRVGRQHFACIVCLVTHDAALTPQRVREALSVHEELVHVTVEISRCDGVH; this is encoded by the coding sequence ATGCATACCCAAGACCTGTCCGCCTGGACCCACAGCCACGCCTTCGACGCCGGCAACCGCGCCGCCGAACGCGGCACGCGCCTGGTCATGGTGATCACCGCCATCACCATGGTGGCCGAGATCGCCGCCGGGCTCTGGTTCAACTCGATGGCACTGCTGGCCGATGGCTGGCACATGAGCTCGCACGCGCTGGCGATCGGCCTGTCGGCCTTCGCCTATGCCGCTGCGCGGCGCTACGCCGGCGACTGGCGCTTTGCCTTCGGCACCTGGAAGATCGAAGTGCTGGCGGGCTTTGCCAGCGCGGTGTTCCTGCTATGCATTGCCGCGCTGATGGCGGCAGGCTCGGTCGAGCGGCTGTTCACGCCGCAGGCCATCCACTATCGCGAGGCGATGGGCGTGACCGCGCTCGGGCTGCTGGTCAACCTCGGCTGCGCGCTGATCCTCGGCGGCCATGCGCATGGCCACGACCACGGCCATGACCATGGTCACCAACACGCTCACCATCACGGCCACGACCATGGCCATCATCACCACGACCTCAACCTGCGCGCCGCCTATGTGCACGTGCTGGCCGATGCCGCGACCTCAGTGCTGGCGATCATCGCGCTGGCCGGCGGCTGGTGGCTGGGCTGGTCGTGGCTGGACCCGGTGATGGGGCTGGTGGGCGCGGTGCTGGTCGGCCGCTGGGCCATCGGGCTGATGCGCCAGAGCGGCACGGTGCTGCTGGACCGCGAGATGGACCACCCGGTGGTCGACGAGGTGCGCGAGGTGCTGGCCGGCCTGGATCACGGTGATGAAAGCACTCGCGTGTCCGACCTGCATGTGTGGCGCGTGGGGCGGCAGCACTTTGCCTGCATCGTCTGCCTGGTCACGCATGATGCCGCGCTGACGCCGCAGCGCGTGCGCGAGGCACTGTCGGTGCACGAGGAACTGGTGCACGTGACGGTGGAGATCAGCCGCTGCGACGGTGTCCACTGA
- a CDS encoding CoA-acylating methylmalonate-semialdehyde dehydrogenase codes for MSIAENRQLAEVHHFIGGTVRRAAGQRQADVFNPATGEVSARVALGTAQDVADAVAAARAAFPAWADTPPLRRARILFKFKELLDQHHDDLAALITREHGKVFSDAKGEVTRGIEVVEFACGIPNLLKTDFTDNIGGGIDNWNLRQPLGVVAGITPFNFPVMVPMWMFPVALACGNTFVLKPSERDPSPSLLIADLLRQAGLPDGVFNVVQGDKEAVDALLAHPDVQALSFVGSTPIAEYIYTEGTKHGKRVQALGGAKNHLVVMPDADLDQAVDALIGAAYGSAGERCMAISVAVAVGDVADRLVPRLAERARALKIRNGMEADAEMGPLVTGAHKAKVEGYIAKGVEEGATLVTDGRGHTVDGHENGFYVGGTLFDHVTPEMTIYKEEIFGPVLSVVRVHDFAEAVALINAHAYGNGVSCYTSDGGIARAFARQIQVGMVGINVPIPVPMAWHSFGGWKRSLFGDHHAYGEEGVRFYTRYKSVMQRWPDSIAKGAEFTMPVAK; via the coding sequence GTGAGCATCGCAGAAAACCGGCAACTGGCCGAAGTCCATCATTTCATCGGCGGCACCGTGCGCCGCGCCGCCGGCCAGCGCCAGGCGGATGTATTCAACCCCGCCACCGGCGAAGTCTCCGCACGCGTCGCGCTGGGTACGGCGCAGGACGTGGCCGATGCCGTCGCCGCCGCCAGGGCCGCGTTTCCGGCGTGGGCCGACACTCCGCCGCTACGCCGCGCGCGCATCCTGTTCAAGTTCAAGGAACTGCTCGACCAGCACCACGACGACCTCGCCGCGCTGATCACGCGCGAGCACGGCAAGGTGTTCTCGGATGCCAAGGGCGAAGTCACGCGCGGCATCGAGGTGGTGGAGTTCGCCTGCGGCATCCCCAACCTGCTCAAGACCGATTTCACCGACAACATCGGCGGCGGCATCGACAACTGGAACCTGCGCCAGCCGCTGGGCGTGGTGGCCGGCATCACGCCGTTCAACTTCCCGGTGATGGTGCCGATGTGGATGTTCCCGGTGGCGCTGGCGTGCGGCAATACCTTCGTGCTCAAGCCGTCCGAGCGCGACCCGTCGCCGAGCCTGCTGATTGCCGACCTGCTGCGCCAGGCCGGTTTGCCCGACGGCGTGTTCAACGTGGTGCAGGGCGACAAGGAAGCGGTCGACGCGCTGCTGGCGCACCCCGACGTGCAGGCGCTGTCGTTCGTCGGCTCGACCCCGATCGCCGAGTACATCTATACCGAAGGGACCAAGCACGGCAAGCGCGTGCAGGCGCTGGGCGGCGCCAAGAACCACCTGGTGGTGATGCCCGATGCCGACCTGGACCAGGCCGTCGATGCGCTGATCGGCGCCGCCTACGGCTCGGCCGGCGAGCGCTGCATGGCGATCTCGGTGGCGGTCGCGGTCGGCGACGTCGCCGACCGGCTGGTGCCACGACTGGCCGAGCGTGCGCGTGCGCTGAAGATCCGCAACGGCATGGAGGCCGATGCCGAGATGGGCCCGCTGGTGACCGGCGCGCACAAGGCCAAGGTCGAGGGTTATATCGCGAAGGGCGTGGAAGAGGGCGCGACGCTGGTGACCGATGGCCGCGGCCACACGGTCGACGGGCACGAGAACGGCTTCTACGTCGGCGGCACGCTGTTCGACCATGTGACGCCGGAGATGACGATCTACAAGGAAGAGATCTTCGGCCCGGTGCTGTCGGTGGTGCGCGTGCACGACTTTGCCGAGGCGGTGGCGCTGATCAACGCGCACGCGTACGGCAACGGCGTGTCGTGCTACACCAGCGACGGCGGCATCGCGCGCGCGTTCGCGCGGCAGATCCAGGTCGGCATGGTCGGCATCAACGTGCCGATCCCGGTGCCGATGGCGTGGCATTCGTTCGGCGGCTGGAAGCGCTCGCTGTTCGGCGACCACCATGCCTATGGCGAAGAGGGCGTGCGCTTCTACACGCGCTACAAGAGCGTGATGCAGCGCTGGCCGGACTCGATCGCCAAGGGCGCGGAGTTCACCATGCCGGTGGCGAAGTAA
- a CDS encoding GNAT family N-acetyltransferase, whose product MMKDLRIRVAVPTDAPAVGEVLERCGLPVDGVPRLLEHFHVAILGAQIIGCAAGERCGDTVVIRSVAVLPEHRDQGVATHVVRAALMRARANGARRAVLLASSCPSYFARYGFTLVPAAKLPPEVMASSEFHRAADTPPLCMWCELS is encoded by the coding sequence ATGATGAAAGACCTGCGCATCCGCGTGGCCGTACCGACCGACGCTCCCGCCGTGGGAGAGGTGCTGGAACGATGCGGGCTGCCGGTGGACGGTGTACCGCGGCTGCTCGAGCATTTCCACGTTGCCATCCTTGGCGCGCAGATCATCGGCTGCGCCGCCGGCGAGCGCTGCGGCGATACCGTGGTGATACGTTCCGTGGCCGTGCTGCCAGAACACCGAGACCAGGGCGTGGCCACCCACGTGGTGCGTGCCGCGCTGATGCGCGCGCGCGCCAACGGCGCGCGGCGCGCGGTGCTGCTCGCTTCCAGCTGTCCCAGCTATTTCGCGCGCTACGGCTTTACGCTGGTGCCGGCCGCGAAGCTGCCGCCCGAGGTCATGGCATCTAGCGAATTCCACCGCGCCGCGGACACGCCGCCGCTGTGCATGTGGTGCGAGCTGAGTTGA
- a CDS encoding PLP-dependent aminotransferase family protein produces MLTLNLTRSRRDGDTLTEQIVAGIAALVEQRALRAGAALPSVRRFAQHHHVSTFTVAEAYGRLTALGYLAARPGSGYTVAHRHAPAGNARAPQWEAPGLNAAWLLSDVFADHSVPIKAGAGWLPGDWLNEEGLHQAMRASARVPAAQLSGYGHPYGFAPLREHIAAGLGQYGIPLQAQQVVLTQGATQALDLVVRTLLRAGDTVLVESPCYCNLLQILRLAALRVVGVPRTAAGLDTDALEDALRAHAPRALFINTVLQNPTGASLTSMNAFRVLQLAEQHRLLVVEDDIYRELAPAGSPMLAAMDGLSQVVYVNGFSKTITPSLRVGYLAASPDLAKAFARTKMAVGLTSSEVTERLVYSVLTSGHYGRHVAALAERLRAQQDRVTERMEAHGLEVLLRPEGGMFAWARLNEAVQARWLASRRGGPLLGNRLATLALEHGIWLAPGSYFEPDETDSPWIRFNVATGDAPQLWQFFDSLAQAREAA; encoded by the coding sequence ATGCTGACCCTGAACCTGACCCGCAGCCGCCGCGACGGCGACACCCTGACCGAGCAGATCGTCGCCGGCATCGCCGCGCTGGTCGAGCAGCGCGCGCTGCGGGCCGGCGCGGCGCTGCCGTCGGTGCGGCGCTTCGCCCAGCATCATCACGTCAGCACCTTCACCGTGGCCGAGGCCTACGGTCGGCTGACCGCGCTCGGCTACCTGGCTGCGCGGCCCGGCTCGGGCTACACCGTGGCGCACCGCCACGCGCCGGCCGGCAATGCGCGCGCGCCGCAATGGGAGGCGCCGGGACTGAACGCGGCCTGGCTGCTGTCGGACGTGTTTGCCGACCATTCGGTGCCGATCAAGGCCGGCGCCGGCTGGCTGCCGGGCGACTGGCTCAACGAGGAAGGCCTGCACCAGGCCATGCGCGCATCGGCGCGGGTGCCGGCGGCGCAGCTGTCGGGCTACGGCCATCCGTATGGCTTTGCGCCGCTGCGCGAGCACATTGCCGCGGGCCTGGGCCAGTACGGCATTCCGCTGCAGGCGCAGCAGGTGGTGCTGACCCAGGGCGCGACGCAGGCGCTGGACCTGGTGGTGCGCACGCTGCTGCGCGCCGGCGATACCGTGCTGGTGGAATCGCCGTGCTACTGCAACCTGCTGCAGATCCTGCGGCTGGCCGCGCTGCGTGTGGTCGGCGTGCCGCGCACGGCGGCGGGACTGGACACGGATGCACTCGAAGATGCGCTGCGCGCCCATGCCCCGCGCGCGCTGTTCATCAACACCGTGCTGCAGAACCCGACCGGCGCCAGCCTGACCAGCATGAACGCCTTCCGCGTGCTGCAACTGGCCGAGCAGCACCGGCTGCTGGTGGTCGAGGACGATATCTACCGCGAACTGGCGCCGGCCGGCTCGCCGATGCTGGCGGCCATGGACGGGCTGTCGCAGGTGGTCTATGTCAACGGCTTTTCGAAGACCATCACGCCGTCGCTGCGGGTCGGCTACCTGGCCGCCAGCCCGGACCTGGCCAAGGCCTTCGCGCGTACCAAGATGGCAGTCGGCCTGACCTCATCGGAGGTGACGGAGCGGCTGGTGTATTCGGTGCTGACCAGCGGCCACTACGGTCGCCATGTGGCGGCATTGGCGGAACGGCTGCGCGCGCAGCAGGACCGCGTCACGGAAAGGATGGAAGCCCACGGGCTGGAGGTGCTGCTGCGCCCGGAAGGCGGGATGTTCGCGTGGGCGCGCCTGAACGAAGCGGTGCAGGCGCGCTGGCTGGCCAGCCGGCGCGGCGGACCGCTGCTCGGCAACCGGCTTGCCACGCTGGCGCTGGAGCATGGCATCTGGCTGGCGCCGGGATCGTATTTCGAGCCGGACGAAACCGACTCGCCATGGATCCGCTTCAACGTGGCCACCGGCGATGCGCCGCAGCTGTGGCAGTTCTTTGACAGCCTGGCGCAGGCGCGCGAGGCGGCTTGA